The DNA window CCCTTATTGGTTTCGCCGGGCCTAGAGTAATAAGGGAAACAATCGGTAAAGATTTACCTAAAGGATTTCAAAGTGCGGAATTTTTAATGGAACATGGATTTCTCGATTTTATCGTTGACAGACGTGATCTCAAGCGCACACTTACAGATTTATTAAAAATGCTTGAAAATTAAAGAACCATGAGCCCTTTAAAGCGTTGAAATTAGTACAAACTTTAAAGTCTATTTAGGCTTATTAAATATATTTGCAGTTAACATTAAATACCAAAATAAAATCTAGATGGTAATCATTGCGTCAATAATAGCTTTTACAATAGTGATTGTTTTGCTGGTATTGATATTACTTTTTGCTCAATCAAAATTAGTGCAGCAAGGTGATGTCAAAATTGTAATAAACGGAGATGAATCTAACCCGGTTGTCGCATCGGCTGGTGGAACTTTGCTATCTACTTTGTCATCGCAGAAATTGTTTCTTCCTTCTGCATGTGGTGGAGGAGGTACTTGTGCCATGTGCAAGTGCGTGATAGAAGAAGGAGGGGGAGATGTACTTCCTACAGAAGAAGGGCATTTGTCCAGATCTGAGAAAGAAGAAGGTGTAAGACTTTCTTGTCAGGTCAAAGTTAAAAACGATATGAAAATCAGAATTCCGGATGAAATTTTCGGGATTAAGAAATGGGATTGTGAAGTTGTTTCAAATTATAATGTCGCTTCTTTTATAAAAGAATTTGTTGTAAAACTTCCGGCAGGTGAAAACCTGGATTTTAAATCCGGTGGCTATATACAAATTGACGTCCCTCCGATTGAAGTGGACTTTAAAACTATGGAGATTGCTCCTTTGCCCGATGATCCGGCCGGGGAGGAAAAATTTAAACCAGAATGGGATAAATTCAATCTTTGGGATCTGAAAATGAAAAACGATGAGGAAATTTTCAGAGCATATTCAATGGCCAATCACCCGGCAGAGGGAGATATTATAATGCTGAACATTAGAATTGCCACTCCGCCATGGGATAGAGCAAAAAATTCTTGGATGGATGTGAATCCCGGTATTTGTTCATCCTATGTTTTTTCAAGAAAAAAAGGTGATAAAGTAACCATTTCCGGACCTTACGGAGAGTTTTTTATTAAAGAAACAGAGCGTGAAATGGTTTACATCGGTGGAGGAGCAGGTATGGCACCACTAAGATCTCATATTTTCCACTTATTCCATACGCTCAAAACCAACAGGAAAGTGAGTTATTGGTACGGGGGGAGATCGCGCAGGGAATTATTTTATACTGAACATTTCAGAAAAATAGAAAAGGAATTTCCAAATTTTAGCTATCATATTGCATTATCTGAACCACTTGAAGAGGATAACTGGAAAGTAAAAAAAGACATCGACGACAAAGAAGGAGAAGGATATGTAGGATTCATTCACCAGGTGTTTATCGATAATTACCTAAGTAAACATCCAGATCCGGAAGAAATAGAATTTTACTTCTGCGGACCTCCAATGATGAATGCTTCTGTATTAAAAATGTGTGATGAATATGGCATTCCACCTGAAAATGTCGCATTTGACGATTTTGGAGGATAGCAAAAAATAAAAGGAGAATGAATTTCTCCTTTTTTTATTTTTATTTGTTTTATGAGCTTAAGCATATTTTTTAATCCTCTTGAAGATAAATTCTTATCCTTTTCGGGTAACAAGCACAGTTTTGGTCATAAACTGAGTAAGAACGATTCCACACCCGTCAACTGGCAGCAACATGACATTGCCATAATTGGCATAGATGAATACAGAGGGTCGCATGCCGGCCAAAAACAAAATGGCGGACCTGATATTATTCGAACCGCACTATACAATCTGTCTGGCTGGAATAGTGAGAAAAAAATAATCGATCTTGGGAATCTAAGACCTGGAGAAAATTACAAGGAAACGCAAAACCGTTTGCAAAGCGTCCTTGAGTTGCTCTTTGAGAATGAGATCATCAGTATAATTGTTGGCGGATCCCAGGATCTTGATTTACCACAATATGCAGCTGCAGAAGTGCTCAATAAAATGATCAATTTTGGAAGTATTGATTCGAGAATAGATTTCGAACCTGATGTTGAGGGCGTTCCGGCAGACCGCAGTCATTTGCATAAAATACTCACACACGAACCAAACTACCTTTACAATATTTGCAGTATAGCGTATCAATCCTATCTGGTTCAAAAAGATATGATTTCACTTATGGAGAAATTGTATTTTGAAGGAATACGACTTGGCGCAATTCACGATGACATCAAAGAGATTGAGCCCTTTTTAAGAAACCTCGATATTTTAAGTTTTGATATTTCTGCATTGCGGGGGCAGGATGCGCCGGGCCAATCAGAACCACAACCATTTGGGATGAGCCCTGAACAGGCTTGTCAGCTCGCCTGGTATTCAGGGCATGGTGCAGGTGTACAAAGTATTGGTTTTTACGGTTATCAGCCAAAGCAAGATAAGGATGCATTAACTGCAAAACTACTGGCTACCATGATATGGTATTTTGTAGAAGGGTTTAACCACAGAAAAATTGAAACTTCATTTTCAAGTAATGACTATCAAAAGTTTACGGTAGCCTTTAGCGGTTCACCATCAGAACTGGTTTTTTACAAGAGTCTTAAAACAGATAAATGGTGGATAGAAATACCTTTGCTTAAGAGTCAGAATAAATACAGACATTTTAAATATATACCCTGCAGTTATCAGGATTATCTTCAGGCAGGCAAGGGAGAAGTACCCGATAAATGGATTCTTGCCCAATCGAGAATTGCCTGATATTTCTTAAATTCCATATTGCATTATGGCAAAATGGAAAATATTTACACTAGGCCTTTTATTTTACGCATTCACAGCAAAATCTCAATACGATTTTTCTCCGGAAAATGTCGGTGGAAAAGTAGAAGCTAAAAGAATCATCAGCGAAGCATTTTGTCCAGATAAAATTAAACCCGAAAACAGACTCCCGGGCAAAATAATACTGACTTTCATAGTAAATAAAGATAAAAGCATTGATTCATTGAATTTTGCTAAAAGTTATAACGATGAAGTCGATAAAGAAATAGAAAGCGTATTTCCGGCAATCCAATGGCTGCCTGCACTTATTGAAAATGAACCGGTAAGTTCCTGGCATATGTTTGAGTTTCGCGTTAATTCTAAATTTTTCCTAAACTCCGATTTATGTGATGCCAAACCATTTGATAAAGTTTATTCATATATAGATTTAGATGAAAAACCCGAGTTTATTTGGGGTGATTTCAACAAATGGGTTTACAACAAATTGGAATATCCCGAAGTAGCTTTGAAAAAAGGAATTGAAGGCTCTGTACTGACTCGTTTTGTGATTGAAAAGAACGGAAAATTAAGCAACGTTGGTATAGCCAGAAGCGTTGGCGGAGGATGTGATGAAGAAGCTTTAAGAGTTATAAGAATAAGTCAATGGCGGCCGGGTCGAAAGGAAGGGAAACCGATAAGAACCCAGGTTTACTATCAAATCACATTTAAAACAAGAGGGTCGAGTTTTAAAACGATACATTCGGGAGATATGATTAAAGGGCAATGAGATATATTATTATCGTAATGTTTTTCTGGCCGAATATTCTTTTTTCACAGGACAAAGCAAGGAATTTTGGAGGTCAAAAAGAGAAAAAAAGAATGTTTGAACAGGAACTGTATTACGCACCCGGTTCATTAAAAAAGTATTATGGTGGAAAGGTAGAA is part of the Hyphobacterium sp. CCMP332 genome and encodes:
- a CDS encoding NADH:ubiquinone reductase (Na(+)-transporting) subunit F, producing MVIIASIIAFTIVIVLLVLILLFAQSKLVQQGDVKIVINGDESNPVVASAGGTLLSTLSSQKLFLPSACGGGGTCAMCKCVIEEGGGDVLPTEEGHLSRSEKEEGVRLSCQVKVKNDMKIRIPDEIFGIKKWDCEVVSNYNVASFIKEFVVKLPAGENLDFKSGGYIQIDVPPIEVDFKTMEIAPLPDDPAGEEKFKPEWDKFNLWDLKMKNDEEIFRAYSMANHPAEGDIIMLNIRIATPPWDRAKNSWMDVNPGICSSYVFSRKKGDKVTISGPYGEFFIKETEREMVYIGGGAGMAPLRSHIFHLFHTLKTNRKVSYWYGGRSRRELFYTEHFRKIEKEFPNFSYHIALSEPLEEDNWKVKKDIDDKEGEGYVGFIHQVFIDNYLSKHPDPEEIEFYFCGPPMMNASVLKMCDEYGIPPENVAFDDFGG
- a CDS encoding formimidoylglutamase; amino-acid sequence: MSLSIFFNPLEDKFLSFSGNKHSFGHKLSKNDSTPVNWQQHDIAIIGIDEYRGSHAGQKQNGGPDIIRTALYNLSGWNSEKKIIDLGNLRPGENYKETQNRLQSVLELLFENEIISIIVGGSQDLDLPQYAAAEVLNKMINFGSIDSRIDFEPDVEGVPADRSHLHKILTHEPNYLYNICSIAYQSYLVQKDMISLMEKLYFEGIRLGAIHDDIKEIEPFLRNLDILSFDISALRGQDAPGQSEPQPFGMSPEQACQLAWYSGHGAGVQSIGFYGYQPKQDKDALTAKLLATMIWYFVEGFNHRKIETSFSSNDYQKFTVAFSGSPSELVFYKSLKTDKWWIEIPLLKSQNKYRHFKYIPCSYQDYLQAGKGEVPDKWILAQSRIA
- a CDS encoding energy transducer TonB; amino-acid sequence: MAKWKIFTLGLLFYAFTAKSQYDFSPENVGGKVEAKRIISEAFCPDKIKPENRLPGKIILTFIVNKDKSIDSLNFAKSYNDEVDKEIESVFPAIQWLPALIENEPVSSWHMFEFRVNSKFFLNSDLCDAKPFDKVYSYIDLDEKPEFIWGDFNKWVYNKLEYPEVALKKGIEGSVLTRFVIEKNGKLSNVGIARSVGGGCDEEALRVIRISQWRPGRKEGKPIRTQVYYQITFKTRGSSFKTIHSGDMIKGQ